From the Colius striatus isolate bColStr4 chromosome 6, bColStr4.1.hap1, whole genome shotgun sequence genome, the window tacttttctgtatATAGCAGTGCCTTGAGGACAACATTCCATGCTGGTAAAGGAAGTATTTTCTGCTCGATGGGTTAATGATTTAGTTGTTAAGTGCTGAAACttgattgttttctgtttagctgCAGCTTTTTGAAGTGTTGGTGTCTCTTTGGCGTGACTATTTGGATTTACACGTGAACTGAAACTATCCATTAGGAAAAGAACACAGGCAAGCACATAAGGCAGTTTCTTTCCACACAAGTGGATATTTCCTTGAGCCGTTGTTGCTCTGCTATGTTTCTATAGAGCAACTGAGATATAATAACACTCCATCACAAAGTTGTGTGTCCTGGTTTGAGACTTAGTAGCCCAGGTGCATAGAAGGCTTTTGTAGTTGGTAACAATATGTCTGAATGATAACTCTGAGAGTCCAGTCCTCCtaccatgggcagggacatcttccattAGCTGAGGCTGCTCAAAGCCCTATCCACCCaaccttgaacacttccagggtcgaggcatccacagcttctctgggcaacctgttccagttgAGCAGCAGAGCTATGAGCTGTGTTTATCAACCGGGCTGGCTGGAAGTTAGCTTAAGGCAGGACACTCTTGCACTAGATGCACCTACTAGAGATATGATTCCTAATGGCAAGAGTGAAATCAGCAAATAGATGAACAATCTGCACAAGGGAGAGTTGAAGCTTTTTCTCATATCTCTTTGTAGCATCTTCCTTTCAGGCTCCAGgtattaaaatgtaatttgtgcttGGCACTGTGTAGGTGCCAACTGCTTCAAAGTTATGGTGAAGATCTCTTGCCAAGCTGCCAATCCAACCCTGATCATGATATTCACGTCCTTGAACACGTTATTCATGCTTTTCAGTTGATGAAATGAGATTAGTTCATTGCTGTTCTCTCACCTTCTTGTTTATGAAAAGCCTGTTACTGTCTTGTGTCAGGACCGAGATTTGTGCATGCTGCAGTGAGGTCTGTGAGGGAAAGAAAGACCTGGCCAGAAATTGACCTGATGGGAAAAAGATGTTGTTTTCAATCTGGATCTGGTTAGCTTTGCTCTATAAGTTATACGAATGCTGTTAGAGGGAGATGCAGTGTAGGATATAACATAGAGGGGACATCTTCTTTGGTGGCAGTAAGGGTCTGTTGGCTTGAAACACTTGGAGAACCAGGGTCTTGCACAGTGAGAAGCACTGATGTTTTTTTGGTCTTGAGAGAAGATGAAAGAATCATTGCTCAGATACTGGTAGCACCAGAAGCACACAACGAGTGGCCGTTTCACCTGCAAAGAGTTTTCCCAATGCAAGCAACGAGCAGAATGTTGTGACATGGAAAGAATGAGATCTTATTTGTCCTGTGGGTTGGATCTAACTATGAAATTACTGTAGGCTGGTCAGAAAACACCCTGGCTGCCAGGATCCTTAGGGAAGCCCTTGTTTGCTGATGAAGAGGAGGGCTGATGGGTGTTGCTCAGGGGGTAGCTAGAAGCACTTGAACATCATCTGTCATCCAGGAATATCATCTGTTTAATTGGTTCTTTGGTGAGTTATTTTGGAGTGAAGATGATGGTGCAAGTGTTTCAGATGTGATTTATCCTGTAGGAAGGCTGATGTGTTAGCCTATGGTGGTGGGAGAGGTAGAAAAAACTTAGCCAAAATCTATTTTATTGTAGCATGTGGCTAATTTGAGtagagcagcctccagctctgctcacctATTTAGAGATTAGCTTGCTATTTCTTCCAGCTGACTGTTCTGTTGCCTATTTAAAGCTCACATTTATGAAAATTCTGATAAATTACACCTCCTGAAATGTGCAAGATGCATATCTCCTCAGCTGAAATCAAAGCTCTACATTACATCTGCTCCTGGCGAAGGAGTTGTGAGTTTGTTTCCCCTTCATGCTGCGCTACGTGGGCacagcgctgctgctgctgtgcctgctcTGTGCATTCAGAACAGCGGCTACCTCAGTGCTCACACCAGTTCCCTGTGGGGATCACCCATACAATAAATcacacaagcagaaaaaaaaaaatcactgttttaGGTGCTTGTGGTCTTCTGCTGAAAATGTATTAAGCGTGACCTGAGGGCTCCAGCTTATTCCATGTTACTGTTTCAGAGGGAGCTGAGAGCCCTCTTTCTAGCATCCCCACATCCCTTTACCCTGAACCAGCCAGTAAACAACTACAACCAAACAGGTCATAGCTGCTGTCATAGTGGTGTGCTGACACACCTCATCTCTGGTGACACTGGCAATGTGGCACCACAGCGGTGCTTTGCCTCTAGTGGCCTCTCCTGGGTGACGCAACTCCCTCAGGCCAGCTAGCACTAAGCAATTAAGGAGCTCGTAGATGGCAAATAAAAGATTAAGACCTTTGTCCTTTCACAGTGAATATACAGAACTTCGGTGTAGCTAGTTGGGCCAAAAAAGGTTTGATATTAGTTTGCAtgctggggaagggcaggaAGTTGTACAAAGCCAGAAGCTTTTGTCGTGCGTATTGTCCTCTGAGTGTGTCTCAACTTGTGTCCTGACTCATGTGTACTTTGAATTAACCATAGAATAGTTTCTGTTGGGATGGACGTTTAAAGGCCATCTAGTCCAAGTCCTCTGTAAAAACCAGGGCCATCTTCCATGAGATCAGGTTGCCCAGAGCTCCCCGttcaacctgaccttgaatgtttccagggatggggcatctacaacctctctgggcaacctgtgccagtattTCACCACCCTCAGCATAAGAAAcgtcttccttatatctagtggagttccacagggatcagttctggggccagtcttgttcaacatcttcatcaccaaactggatgagggaacagagtgaacctcagcaagttccctgctggcaccaaactgggagcactggctgattccccagaggctgtgctgccattcagcaggatctcgacctgctggagagttgggcagagaggaacctcatgaggttcaacaaggacaagtgcagagtcctgcagctgggaaggaacaaccccatgcaccagcacaggctgggggtccaactgctggagagcagctctgcagagagagacctgggagtcctgattgataataaactaaccatgagccagcaatgtgccctcatggccaagaagccaatggcagcctgggggcatcaagaagagcgtggccagcaggtcgagcgaggttcttctccccttctgttctgccctggtgaggcctcatctggagtcttgtgtccagtgctgggctccccagctccagagggacagggaagtgctggagagaggccagtgcagggccaccaagatgatcaggggactggagcatcttccttatgaggaaaggctgcgggacctggggctgttcagtctggagaagaggagactgaggggagatctcattaacacttacaagtatctaaaaGGTTTAGATCAACTGTAAATGGTCTATCTTGACCTACTTCAACTAAGTGCAAGCCATGAacaagaggggaggagtgagatACATATTTATGCTGTCACATCTTTGTGTGAGCACAAGATATCTAAACTGCAGTCTCAGGATCACTTAATCTGCAATGAAATGTGCCGCCCTGAAGAGTGTGTGGCCTCAAGTTTGGAAAGGGTCAGCGTTCAACATTTTGCACATGGAACACCCCTTAACCAAAAGTTCTGTGGCAGGCTACTCTGCCAGAGGGGCTTTTAGCCTCCAGTGGGCCTGGCAGCCCTGCCTCTCGGCCTCCCTGAGCTTTCTCTGTGCCATGGAAATGGGAAGGGCTTATCAGTATTAATGATAAACAGACACAGTATTGTGGTTTAACTAGTATGCAAAAATCGACTGTTGGAGAGGAGTTAGTCATGTGTTGAACTTAATATTAAACCCTGGTAAGTTATTTAGTAGCTGCCAGCTGTGACAAATGCAACCTACCTGCATTGCTGCTTGCAACGTTGCTGCTAGCTGGCAGTTACTCCTCTGTAACCTCCCAAGTGGAATCCGTGATCCTTGTCAGCtccaacaaaaagaaacaggtCCCAAACTTTCATTGTTCTCAAACTACCATACAAAGCATCTCTGAGTCATTTCCCTATCCCATTAAaactcctttttgcttttgttgttgtcaAAGTGGCCTCAGTTTCACCAGGCTGAGGAACAGGTTTGGTTCTGTTACATTTCTCCATCTGCAGTGACTTGTCTCCCTTAACTATGTGACTCAAAATTTGAGGCAGCTTCAATTATTGAAGGGTTTTCTGGGTTTTGGGCAGATGCTCCTAAGGAGGACATTAACCTACATCAAACTGGGTTTCTGTAACAGGTTTTCTGACCAAGTCATCACATGAAGTTGTGATAAGCTGGGACTTTGGTACCTAACTACCAGAGACCAATTTCTAGCATGTTGGCATTCCTAGTGTGGAAACTATCATCTCCCAAACTGTGAGAACaaaggcaaaagcaaagcaccaaaacaaaaaccttgcCCTTCCTAGAGATTGACAAGAAAAAGGTTGTCTAACTTTAGAAAGATGTTGAGTTTTTACTAGAGGTTTGCCACCACTTAGAAAAATCTCTCTCTTGCCTGAATACTTCTCATGGGGATTTTCTTCCCCCTTGTCATCACAACAGGAAAAATTAAGACTGtctctttttctcatcatctccCACAGTACTTGTGTAATCTTTATCATCTCTAAGCTCTCTCAAACTGGGCTGAAGCTGGCCAACAggctacagaatcacagaacctcaagggctggaagcgagctggaaagctcatccagtgcaacccccctgccagagcagcaccacctagagcagggcacacagggactcatccagctgggttggaatgtctccagagaaggagcctccacagcccatctgggcagcccctgccagggctccctcacctcaacagggaagaaacttttccttgtgtttgaaAAGCTGTTTGTTGCAGAGCTTCACCATATCAACCTGCCTCCTTCACTAGTACTTCATCTCTCTGAACTTGTGCAAACTTCTCAGGGTTCACTTCTATAAAAGACCCACCTCTGCATTCTGCACTCAGTCTCTGCCACTGCCTGCAAGGTCACGTGAAGTTACATGTGTGGTCTCCAGGATTTATTTATCCTATATACAGCTGCACAGATGCAAATCATTCTCATCTGATTTTATTGCATTGGTAGCATGCTGTGACAGTCAGATGatatttgcttttctatttaTAAACGGGGCCTGTCAAACTTACAGGAACACACTGGGTAGCCTCAGGGTGCAGAATGAGTGTCTCATCTTACAGTCTCACCTGTGTAATCTGTAATTACTCAGAGATGCAGAGTGTGATTTCAAGGAGGAGGCCAGCAAATAGGTAAAACCCATAAAACAGATTCATATGCAAGTTAATGCTGGAAGTGAGAAGTGTGGGTTTGTGAAAGAGACCTGAAGTGATGAACAGCACCTAGAAGATAAACTGTGCTTCTGTGTGTTTCCCTTTTCTTGAAAGGACAAATGAATGGGCAGGAGAACCAAAGATTGGTAAGCTGGTCCCAGCCTGCCACGAGCCAGAGCTAGAGAGCCTGGCTTGTGTCTCTCATGCTGCACTGCAGTACTTGGAGCTTGCATGAAGCTGTTGTGTGATTACCTGTGTGACTTTCATGCCTGCTTTTGGTGTGTGACTTGGGAACAGGTGAATGAATGGGAACAGAGGAAAACTTCCTGAGCCCTagaaattcatagaatcacagaatggtaggggttggaagggaccttcagagattgtctagtccaacccccctgcagaagcaggttccacctagatcaggtcacacaggaacatgtccaggagggtcatTTGAACATATAATCCCTGATAATATATATGAGTCTCTGGGGTCATTAATGACCAGAGGTGCAAAGAGCAGTATGTGTTGTGAGCACTGGTGAACACTCACTCCCTccaggattttcttttctgatgctGCATTTGCCATCTAACCAGAGAGCAACATGTGGTGAGCCTGTTGCTCAGCCCTCTGTCCTCTGCTAGGATGTCTGAAGCAACTGTGAGAAGGGCTATAAAGAAGGAAGTAGTGGAAAAGAACATCCAGAGTGGgcaaaatagaaaaggaaattaatagcTTGACAGAAGGTGCTTCTTGGAGTCTGGTGAGGTTTGACACCCTAATAACTCATGGCTCTGCAGCAATACTCATTGCTGTGAAGGCACATGGTGCCATGTACTGACCATCTCTAAAATATATGCCTATAGATATCAAGATCAATCACGAGTGGACACGATGCTGGAAGCGGGAAAGGAGCTCCCACGTTAGTAAATCTTTTGTTGTAGTGGCAACCCTACTCTGGCATTGCCATTCTATAGAAGCAGGGCCTCATTTCCTCACCTCAGCACAGGGTGATGAAAGGGAGAGTCCCAGTGGGGATTCTGTTTGCCTAACCATGACCtaatgaggtttctctctgcgtttttctcttcagcaaaGTACCCAGAGATCAAGAGCCTGATGGGACCAGATCCACATTTAAAGTGGATTGTCTCTGGGATGGTTTTCACACAGCTTTTAGCGTGCTACCTGGTGAAAGACTTACCCTGGAAGTGGATTTTCTTCTGGGCTTATGCTTTTGGGGGTTGTGTCAACCACTCACTGTCGCTCGCCATCCACGACATCTCCCACAACGTCGCCTTTGGCAACAAGCAGACCAAGTGGAACCGCTGGTTTGCAGTCTTTGCCAACCTGCCCATTGGCATCCCTTATTCTGCCTCCTTCAAGAAATACCACATTGACCACCACCGCTACCTCGGTGGGGACAAGCTGGACGTGGACGTCCCCACGGACTTCGAAGGGTGGTTCTTCTGTACACCCATTCGGAAACTGCTTTGGCTGTTCCTCCAGCCTCTGTTCTACAGTCTGAGACCGCTCTATGTGAACCCCAAGGCAATTACACAGATGGAAGTTTTCAATGCTCTCGTCCAGCTCTCTGTAGACCTCATCATTCATTACCTTTGGGGGCTCAAACCCATCATTTACTTAATAGCAGGTACAATTCTTTGCATGGGTATACATCCCATTTCTGGGCACTTCATAGCAGAACACTACATGTTCTTAAAAGGGTACGAGACTTACTCTTATTACGGACCCCTGAACTGGCTCACGTTTAATGTAGGTTACCACATGGAGCATCATGACTTCCCCAGCATTCCTGGATGCAGGTTGCCAATGGTAGGTACAGCACAAGCACAAGCAAACTGCACCTTTTATAAAAGCTGCTAAACTGCTTCAAAGAATTGGCTCCAAATCATAGCAAGGGATCCACTTTTaaagggtggggggaaggaagagaaaacaggaaagcttCTGGATTTGTTTCTAATTCTTTGCTTTTAGGTAGGAGATTGAGAGAAATGGCTGCCAGACTGCTCTATAGTTAGTTGATTTGATGGAAACAAGAAGATCTGAGCCTCTGAGGACCTGAGGAATACTTTTTGCATGATAAAGTCCTCCAGCGATGCTCTGAACTTCTCCATTTCCTTCCCTCAGCCACCAGGTTTCACTTCTCTGGGAGTTTAAAGGCCCATCTAGATTGAGGCAGGTGGCAATTACCACTTGAAATTTGTCTGATGCTCAATCTGCTAACTGTATTGCTTGATCAACATCAAACAGGTCATTCTGGTTTTGAGGTGATGTAAGTAGCAGggcttccaacccctaccattctatgagccTACGTTCCAGCCTGACAAatagcaacagaaaacaaagcccCTTctacagagaatcacagaatggtaggggttggaagggacctttagggctcatccagtccaaccctcctgcagaacaTGACTCAGTTTAGCTCTGCTGCCCCACCCACAGAAACTGGGGTTGCCTGATGTGTCGTTGGGAAAGTGCTGTGGCTTTCCTCGTTTGAAAGTCGAGCCCCTTTTTATGATTTATCAGTTGTGGGAATCAAATGTTCAAAGCCCAGGTGCCTAGGAATGGTTTTCAATCTCCCTCCAGGTATGTAGCTGCTCTTCTGGGTTATAATACAAGTGCTCCTCAGCAGGTGCTCACGCTGTTAGAGGTATGTGACTGAGAAGTACTACTCCCACATACAAATCCTCTGGCACAGTAGGAAGGAAACATCTCCTGCCTCTGGTCTGATGCAAAGTTAGGGGCTGCTACTGTGACATCCTCAGGAGTTGGAGGTAGAGGTGAGGAGTCTGAGGTTCAGGAGCTGTgacctccctgctgctgtgtgacACACACAACTTTTGTGAGGCTATATCTAGGCAAACCCTGCTTTGTGGGTTAATGTCATCAAAAACACACTAAGAGAAGAGTCAAAACAGGAGCACTCCTTGTGTAGAAGAGCATGGGGAGCCTCTGTATAGCCTGTGGTTCTGTTTTAAGATGCCTCCTGCACTGCTGGAGAAGCAGTCTGGCAGAAGCTGTCCATTCAGGGCAGTTGGTAAGGCAGCCCATGCTCACATGGGAAGTTCTGCTGCCAGGTACTCCCACTGCTGATACACTTGATAGCTCAGCTGGGAAGTGTTTGAGCTTAGCCTTAGTTTTAAATGTTCAAACTTGTTAGGCTTAGATACTTAGATTACTGAATTGTAAATAGAAAAAGGTTGGCTTTGTGTCTTACACAAGAGAGGTGGGTGACTAATTGAACTTGTTGGGACTGTTACTCCAAACCTGACTGAGACCTGAAAAGCTTTTCCCCATCCACATCACAAAGAGTGCAGCCCAGTTCCTCGAGGCAGTGCAGTAGCTGGAAATGTCTGCCCTCCTGTGTAAAGAGGATAATTAGCTGAATTTCATGGGCTTGTGTTCATGGATTTCTAGCTCTTGGGCAAGTGAGACTTACACTGCTAGTGGGAGACACGTCAGCTGTGTCAATCATCGTTGCCTGACAGGACTACATGGAAAACGTTGAGTCTTTGAGTGATCACTTACAAGTGAAATCTATTGGGAAGTGAAAATCCTGTGGTGAAACAATTAACATAGAAAATCCTTTGTGCATTAAAACAAGTTGGCTATTCTTTACTgcaaactgagaagaaaaatcctCTTTGGTGGAAAGAGATAAGGGAACAGATCCCCTCTGGATAGCTTGTAAAGCTTGAGCTTCTTAACAGTTTAGGGGTAGAAACCTCTCCTTGTTCTGCCCTGCTTAACCTCAGCAAAGGTCTGCCTTCTCAGCTGTAGTCTCTTAGACACTTGAGCTCATCACTGAATTGTGTAACATGGATGACCTCTCAGTATGTCTATTTTTGACTATTGGCAAGTAGAAAATGGAATAAAGATCTTTATTTGTTTCCTGCACGgtgagagcagaggagaaacaggaaCAAAGAATATCTGGATCTCAGTCTTGGAAAGCAACTGGCTCTTCCACTTGCTTATCAGCAAAGTAAATTCAGCTTTGTCCTTTGTTATAGGTGTGTCATTCACAACGTTCTGAGCAATGTGTTTGCCACTGGAAAGACCTTTACCCTAGGAGTGGGACAGATTGAAAAGAGGAGGAATTAGGCTGTGCTCTGAACTTGCAAGGATGAGTGGCAGGAGGGTGCAGTAAGAACTTGTCCCACTAGTGTAATAAGAAATCACACGAGAGACCATGAAATTTAACATTATAATGGAGCTTCTCTTAAAAAAGAACCACTAGAGACTGAAGATTGCTCTTTCTATGATGCCTTATGACCATAAAATATTACATTGTTTACCAAATGAGTAAGAAGATCCATTCTTAACTATCTGAAAGATGGAATATACTTCTGGAGAggggacaggaggaggaggaactCGGTATCTTCCTACAAACTACCATAAAGCCTGCAGTGTTACCAGAGGCAAACTAGTTACTCATTAAGCTTGTGGGAAAAGACATAGTATGAAACCAGATTTATTAGGGAGACAAGACTGGAAAACACAGTAGATGTGCTGGTTCTGAATTGCAGATTCCATTAACCCTGTGCTGGCCAGGAGGGCTAGCTTCAGTGCTCTCCCCCCAGTCAAGGTCTATGTAATGTGCCTTCCAGAACTCTAAACAtcatttttcagctttctgtcATAAGGATGTCTGGCTTCTGTACAGCCCCAGAACAAAGGGACTGTAATATTAGGCTGCTTTTACCATCTGCACCTATCAGATACAATGTGGTAGCATTTGGTACCGTGCTCTCTAAGCACAAAACCAGAAGCAAAGTTTCAGTCTAAAAGATGTGATTTGTTACTTACTGCCTTGCTCTACTTGCAGAAAAGCCTCAATACACCAGGTGCCAGGTACATAAGAATTGCTTCTTACAGGCTTTTCAATCTCCTGTTATCCTCCCATGATAACTTCCACCAAGCAATGAGCTCAGACTTACAGCTGAAAGCTGCAAGGAAGAAGAGGGGGAGGAACTGAAGCAAATGGACCCTGTCCAATGCACTACAGAAAGCTTGAGGTCAGGAGCAggattcagaaatattttgtccTGGTGCCATCCTCCTGGGGACAATCTATGATCCAGCTCCAAAACTTGTCCTGGGAACTGCTACTCATAGGTTTTGTGCTGCACTCAGAATGCAACACGAAGGATGACTCCTCCAGCCTCAAATATTCTCACTAGATGTAGCTT encodes:
- the DEGS2 gene encoding sphingolipid delta(4)-desaturase/C4-monooxygenase DES2, with the translated sequence MGNRVTRGDFEWVYTEQPHTQRRKEILAKYPEIKSLMGPDPHLKWIVSGMVFTQLLACYLVKDLPWKWIFFWAYAFGGCVNHSLSLAIHDISHNVAFGNKQTKWNRWFAVFANLPIGIPYSASFKKYHIDHHRYLGGDKLDVDVPTDFEGWFFCTPIRKLLWLFLQPLFYSLRPLYVNPKAITQMEVFNALVQLSVDLIIHYLWGLKPIIYLIAGTILCMGIHPISGHFIAEHYMFLKGYETYSYYGPLNWLTFNVGYHMEHHDFPSIPGCRLPMVKKIAAEYYDNLPHHQSWIRVLWDFVFDDTIGPYSRVKRVCKLAKES